Proteins co-encoded in one Epinephelus moara isolate mb chromosome 11, YSFRI_EMoa_1.0, whole genome shotgun sequence genomic window:
- the ackr4b gene encoding atypical chemokine receptor 4b: MEDFYYHDDEDFNFTDGYDYNYEHSICDKEEVRSFAGVFLPVIYALVLVVGLAGNALVVVVYTSKLRLRTLTDVCILNLAISDLLLLFTLPFWAADAVHGWMLGSGACKLTSFLYSTNFSCGMLLLACISVDRYRAVAHNTMGRTGTSPQVRRQWLLVCVVLWAVASFLGLPELIFSTVKHSHHRIACTAIYPHSMARPAKAALELLEVILRFVLPFLVMVVCYCWVGRALSQAAGVRRDRKWRALRVLLAVVAVFVLTQLPYNVVKLCRAMDIIYILVTDCEVSKGLDRALQVTESLALAHACINPLLYAFIGSSFRGHVLKVVKRLGQRLGRHPAPVNQEPAVEIALNARTQTQSQSGSEDQDTSTFTI; encoded by the coding sequence atggaagattTCTATTATCATGACGATGAAGACTTCAACTTTACTGACGGTTACGATTACAATTACGAGCACAGCATTTGTGACAAGGAGGAAGTGCGCTCTTTTGCCGGTGTCTTCCTCCCGGTCATCTATGCCCTGGTTCTGGTGGTGGGCCTGGCTGGGAATGCCCTGGTAGTGGTGGTCTACACATCAAAGCTGCGACTACGAACCCTGACAGATGTGTGCATCCTTAACCTCGCCATTTCGGACCTGTTGCTTCTCTTCACCCTGCCCTTCTGGGCGGCCGATGCCGTCCATGGCTGGATGCTGGGTTCGGGAGCCTGTAAGCTCACCTCCTTCCTCTACAGTACCAACTTCAGCTGTGGCATGTTGTTGCTGGCGTGTATCAGCGTGGATCGCTACCGCGCTGTAGCCCACAATACAATGGGCAGGACCGGGACAAGTCCCCAGGTGAGGAGACAGTGGCTCctggtgtgtgtggtgttgtgGGCTGTAGCCAGCTTTCTTGGCCTTCCTGAACTCATCTTCTCAACAGTAAAGCACTCCCATCACAGGATAGCCTGTACAGCTATCTACCCGCACAGCATGGCCCGACCAGCAAAGGCTGCCctggagctgctggaggtgATCCTTAGATTCGTGCTACCTTTCTTGGTCATGGTGGTGTGCTACTGTTGGGTTGGGCGGGCGCTGAGCCAAGCAGCCGGGGTGCGGAGGGACCGGAAGTGGCGTGCCCTGCGTGTCCTGCTGGCTGTGGTGGCTGTATTCGTGCTCACCCAGCTGCCCTACAATGTGGTCAAGCTGTGCCGAGCGATGGACATCATCTACATCCTCGTGACTGACTGTGAGGTCAGCAAGGGCCTGGATCGAGCTCTCCAAGTGACAGAGAGCTTGGCGCTGGCCCACGCCTGCATTAACCCCCTACTCTACGCCTTCATTGGATCATCCTTCAGGGGACATGTCCTCAAGGTTGTCAAGCGCCTTGGACAGCGACTTGGGAGACACCCAGCACCTGTCAACCAGGAGCCGGCAGTGGAGATTGCACTCAATGCACGCACTCAAACGCAATCCCAGTCGGGTTCAGAAGACCAAGACACCAGCACCTTTACTATTTAA